Proteins encoded by one window of Streptomyces sp. LX-29:
- a CDS encoding response regulator transcription factor, which translates to MPAAATKTVLVVDDDPEVRAAVADGLAVEGYAVREAADGLAALAAVAADPPDALVLDVAMPVLDGLAVCRRLRALGDRTPVLVLTALDEVSDRVAGLDAGADDYLVKPFALDELLARLRALLRRAAPEPAAAEAADELLSFADLTVDPATRTGVRDGRRLEFTRTEFALLEILLRHPGQVLPRELIQERVWGTDFGPGSNSLAVYIGYLRRKLEAGGASRLVHTVHGVGYELAQR; encoded by the coding sequence ATGCCCGCCGCCGCCACCAAGACCGTGCTCGTCGTCGACGACGACCCCGAGGTCCGGGCCGCCGTCGCCGACGGGCTGGCCGTCGAGGGCTACGCGGTCCGAGAGGCGGCGGACGGGCTGGCCGCGCTGGCCGCCGTCGCCGCCGACCCGCCCGACGCCCTCGTGCTGGACGTGGCCATGCCGGTGCTCGACGGGCTGGCGGTGTGCCGCCGGCTGCGCGCGCTGGGAGACCGCACCCCGGTGCTCGTCCTCACCGCCCTGGACGAGGTCAGCGACCGGGTGGCCGGGCTGGACGCCGGCGCCGACGACTACCTCGTCAAGCCGTTCGCCCTCGACGAGCTGCTGGCCCGGCTGCGCGCGCTGCTGCGCCGGGCCGCCCCCGAGCCCGCCGCGGCGGAGGCCGCCGACGAACTGCTGTCCTTCGCGGACCTCACCGTCGACCCGGCCACCCGCACCGGGGTGCGCGACGGGCGGCGGCTGGAGTTCACCCGGACCGAGTTCGCGCTGCTGGAGATCCTTCTCCGCCACCCCGGCCAGGTGCTGCCGCGCGAGCTGATCCAGGAGCGGGTCTGGGGCACCGACTTCGGGCCCGGCTCCAACTCGCTCGCCGTCTACATCGGCTATCTGCGCCGCAAGCTGGAGGCCGGCGGCGCCTCGCGCCTGGTGCACACCGTGCACGGCGTCGGCTACGAACTGGCGCAGCGGTGA
- a CDS encoding HAMP domain-containing sensor histidine kinase — MRTRLALITSAAVALVALGGCAAAYVVIRHELVRQLDLQLTQQATLVHQEKRGQGPGPLYGECVWLAAPACAQIVTDRTGTPGGPRDEDLVLPVGEATRQVAAGGRAAYYSDITLRGHRMRMLTTPQPGHRALQLAIRADTVDQGVRRAGRLLAAVGAAGVLLAAVLGYLASRAALAPVTRLTATAERIAATRDPAHRIELPAAEAHRRDEVTRLADSFNTMLGELEQSVAAQRRLVADASHELRTPLTALRTNAELLARAERLTPAQRDRAAGALGRQLREVTGLVNDLIELARDEEPQPLVEPLRLDRLAARCVEDACGHWPNTSFGAELAPCVVHGVPARLARLLSNLLDNAAKFSPPGTPVEVALTVSVRTVSGRTVQLTVRDHGPGIAAADLPYVFDRFYRSREARALPGSGLGLAMARQIARAHGAELTAERPEDGGARFRLRLPGEAASQEPAEAAS, encoded by the coding sequence CTGCGCACCCGACTGGCGCTGATCACCTCGGCGGCGGTGGCGCTGGTGGCGCTCGGCGGCTGCGCGGCCGCGTATGTCGTCATCCGCCACGAGCTGGTGCGCCAGCTCGACCTCCAGCTCACCCAGCAGGCCACCCTCGTCCACCAGGAGAAGCGCGGCCAGGGGCCGGGACCGCTGTACGGGGAGTGCGTCTGGCTGGCCGCGCCCGCCTGCGCGCAGATCGTCACCGACCGCACCGGAACCCCCGGCGGCCCGCGCGACGAGGACCTGGTGCTGCCGGTCGGCGAGGCCACCCGCCAGGTCGCGGCCGGCGGCCGCGCCGCGTACTACAGCGACATCACCCTGCGCGGCCACCGGATGCGGATGCTCACCACCCCGCAGCCCGGCCACCGCGCGCTCCAACTGGCCATCCGCGCCGACACCGTCGACCAGGGCGTACGGCGGGCCGGCCGGCTGCTCGCCGCCGTCGGCGCCGCCGGGGTGCTGCTGGCGGCCGTCCTCGGCTATCTCGCCTCCCGCGCGGCGCTGGCCCCGGTCACCCGGCTCACCGCCACCGCCGAGCGGATCGCCGCCACCCGCGACCCCGCCCACCGCATCGAGCTGCCCGCGGCCGAGGCCCACCGCCGGGACGAGGTCACCCGGCTCGCCGACAGCTTCAACACCATGCTCGGCGAGCTCGAACAGTCCGTCGCCGCCCAACGCCGGCTGGTCGCCGACGCCTCCCACGAGCTGCGCACCCCACTCACCGCGCTGCGCACCAACGCCGAGCTGCTGGCCCGCGCCGAGCGACTCACCCCCGCCCAGCGCGACCGGGCCGCGGGCGCTCTCGGCCGCCAGCTGCGCGAGGTGACCGGGCTGGTCAACGACCTGATCGAGCTGGCCAGGGACGAGGAGCCGCAGCCGCTGGTGGAGCCGCTGCGGCTGGACCGACTGGCGGCCCGCTGCGTCGAGGACGCCTGCGGCCACTGGCCGAACACCTCCTTCGGCGCCGAGCTCGCCCCGTGCGTGGTGCACGGCGTCCCGGCCCGGCTGGCCCGGCTGCTGTCCAACCTGCTCGACAACGCCGCCAAGTTCAGCCCGCCCGGCACCCCGGTCGAGGTGGCGCTGACCGTCTCCGTCCGGACCGTCTCCGGTCGGACCGTCCAGCTCACCGTCCGCGACCACGGCCCCGGCATCGCCGCCGCGGACCTGCCGTACGTCTTCGACCGCTTCTACCGCTCCCGCGAGGCCCGCGCCCTGCCCGGCTCCGGGCTCGGGCTGGCGATGGCCCGGCAGATCGCCCGCGCGCACGGCGCCGAACTCACCGCGGAGCGGCCCGAGGACGGCGGCGCCCGCTTCCGGCTACGGCTGCCCGGCGAGGCCGCTTCCCAGGAACCCGCCGAGGCCGCTTCCTAG
- a CDS encoding IS5 family transposase (programmed frameshift), with the protein MGRGTWDWIVPDGLWEIAKPLIPPSKVRPQGGGTQDTPDETLFAAIIYVLVSGCAWRALPPCFGISKSTAHRRFLIWSRAGVWGRLHEAVLHRLDDAGLIDVTRVVLDSAHVRAKKGGELTGPSPVDRGKPGSKMHVLSDQNGLPLVVGVSAANTHDSEALKPMVTGHQTRHDPHRGRHFKPQRLHADKAYDVPHLRKWLRGKRIGVRIARKGIESSERLGRRRWVIERTMSWLTGYRRLSPRYERDPRNYLAFLGLAAAICCYKRLVRLTT; encoded by the exons ATGGGGCGGGGTACGTGGGACTGGATCGTGCCGGATGGGCTGTGGGAGATCGCGAAGCCGCTGATCCCACCGTCGAAGGTTCGGCCACAGGGTGGCGGCACGCAGGACACGCCTGATGAAACGCTGTTCGCCGCGATCATCTACGTGCTGGTCAGCGGCTGTGCCTGGCGGGCACTGCCGCCGTGCTTCGGCATATCGAAGTCGACCGCTCATCGCCGGTTCCTGATCTGGTCGCGCGCTGGCGTGTGGGGACGGCTGCACGAGGCGGTCCTGCACCGGCTCGACGACGCGGGTCTGATTGACGTGACCCGCGTCGTCCTGGACTCCGCCCATGTACGGGCGA AAAAAGGGGGCGAACTCACAGGCCCGTCGCCCGTGGATCGGGGCAAGCCGGGTTCCAAGATGCACGTCCTGTCGGACCAGAACGGGCTGCCCCTCGTCGTCGGCGTCTCCGCCGCCAACACCCACGACAGCGAAGCCCTGAAACCCATGGTGACCGGTCACCAAACGAGACACGATCCCCACCGCGGCCGCCACTTCAAACCCCAGCGCCTGCACGCGGACAAGGCATACGACGTTCCCCATCTGCGGAAATGGCTCCGCGGCAAGCGCATCGGCGTCCGCATTGCACGCAAGGGCATCGAGTCCAGCGAACGCCTCGGCCGCCGCAGGTGGGTGATCGAGCGCACCATGTCGTGGCTGACCGGCTACCGCCGACTCTCGCCCCGCTACGAACGCGATCCCCGCAACTACCTGGCATTCCTCGGACTTGCCGCCGCAATCTGCTGCTACAAGCGACTCGTCCGCCTCACCACATAG
- a CDS encoding glycoside hydrolase, which produces MRTITSSRTARAAAVALAASLTCVPVVSTAHAGPVATPTAHLHGHVVDLPVRGGTVTVDTVSLRVTAHTRGRAVELSAPTATDLGRPGRATPVKGGARWSYPDRGLTVTARAERGRLLVTHTATGSTDSRLAWPVTGTDRAASAVQLPRGEGLSIPLADRFWNSSEAQLTDADLAMESALSLPLWGHTLGKGLGVGYLVPTDIGTSLRFTSERGRLRTTATHHFSRAEGTTEYTVAFALTDGSPVAPAADYRGWLTEHGQLGSLRDKIRQTPATAKLLGAFHAYLWGEARTAEGVRRLRALGVSRMWLGYDADDRPMDAAAVTAAKKAGYLVGPYDSFANGQDPKTADAPTSVWPDPVYPDFCVQGADGKPVPGFHDRGCYLSTEAFERAEPTRHHLANRTRAMTANGADSYFLDVDAAGELFRDHDPAHPMDRARDRANRLARMERLSAGDHLVLGSESAGGWANQVLAFDHGSGTPVADGLWQVQRDKEKWGGYAPANAPAVFFKPAELPAAVAKAMYDPAYRVPLYETALHDSLVNTERWELSYDKLPKQKTTRALLAMLYNTPLNVVLDGPSIEKRGAELAALQKYFAPLHRAAGTEPMTDFRTLTADRLVQRTEFGDGTLTVTANFGTTAHEGLPGGCVDARLRGDTEPRRLCPDAVDR; this is translated from the coding sequence ATGCGCACCATCACCTCATCCCGCACCGCCCGCGCCGCGGCCGTGGCTCTGGCGGCGTCCCTGACCTGCGTCCCCGTCGTCTCCACCGCCCACGCCGGGCCGGTGGCCACGCCGACGGCCCACCTCCACGGGCACGTCGTGGACCTGCCCGTGCGGGGCGGCACCGTCACCGTCGACACCGTATCGCTGCGCGTCACCGCCCACACCCGCGGCCGGGCCGTGGAGCTGTCCGCCCCCACCGCCACCGACCTCGGCAGGCCCGGTCGGGCCACCCCGGTGAAGGGCGGCGCCCGCTGGAGCTACCCCGACCGCGGGCTGACCGTCACCGCCCGTGCCGAGCGGGGCCGCCTGCTCGTCACCCACACGGCCACCGGCAGCACCGACTCCCGGCTGGCCTGGCCGGTCACCGGCACCGATCGCGCCGCCTCCGCGGTCCAACTGCCGCGCGGCGAGGGGCTCTCCATCCCCCTCGCCGACCGCTTCTGGAACTCCTCCGAGGCCCAGCTCACCGACGCCGACCTGGCCATGGAGTCGGCGCTGTCCCTGCCGCTGTGGGGCCACACCCTCGGCAAGGGCCTGGGCGTCGGCTACCTCGTCCCCACCGACATCGGCACCTCGCTGCGGTTCACCTCCGAGCGCGGCCGGCTGCGCACCACCGCCACCCACCACTTCTCCCGCGCCGAGGGCACCACGGAGTACACCGTCGCCTTCGCGCTCACCGACGGCTCCCCGGTCGCCCCCGCCGCCGACTACCGCGGCTGGCTCACGGAGCACGGACAGCTCGGCAGCCTGCGCGACAAGATCCGGCAGACCCCCGCCACGGCGAAGCTCCTGGGCGCCTTCCACGCCTACCTGTGGGGCGAGGCCCGCACCGCCGAGGGGGTGCGACGGCTGCGCGCGCTGGGTGTTTCCCGGATGTGGCTCGGCTATGACGCCGACGACCGGCCCATGGACGCGGCGGCCGTCACCGCTGCCAAGAAGGCGGGATACCTCGTCGGCCCGTACGACTCCTTCGCCAACGGCCAGGACCCGAAGACCGCGGACGCCCCCACCTCCGTCTGGCCCGACCCGGTCTACCCCGACTTCTGCGTCCAGGGCGCCGACGGCAAGCCCGTCCCCGGCTTCCACGACCGCGGCTGCTACCTCAGCACCGAGGCGTTCGAGCGGGCCGAACCCACCCGCCACCACCTCGCGAACCGCACCCGGGCCATGACCGCCAACGGCGCCGACAGCTACTTCCTGGACGTCGACGCCGCCGGCGAGCTGTTCCGCGACCACGACCCCGCCCACCCCATGGACAGGGCGCGCGACCGCGCCAACCGCCTGGCCCGGATGGAGCGGCTGTCCGCCGGCGACCACCTGGTGCTCGGCTCGGAGTCCGCCGGCGGTTGGGCCAACCAGGTGCTCGCCTTCGACCACGGCTCCGGCACCCCGGTCGCCGACGGGCTCTGGCAGGTCCAGAGGGACAAGGAGAAGTGGGGCGGCTACGCGCCCGCGAACGCCCCCGCCGTCTTCTTCAAGCCCGCCGAGCTCCCCGCGGCGGTGGCCAAGGCGATGTACGACCCCGCCTACCGCGTCCCGCTGTACGAGACCGCGCTGCACGACTCCCTGGTCAACACCGAGCGCTGGGAGCTGTCGTACGACAAGCTGCCGAAGCAGAAGACGACCCGTGCGCTGCTGGCGATGCTCTACAACACCCCCCTCAACGTCGTCCTCGACGGACCGTCGATCGAGAAGCGGGGCGCCGAGCTCGCCGCGCTGCAGAAGTACTTCGCGCCGCTGCACCGCGCCGCCGGGACCGAGCCGATGACCGACTTCCGCACCCTGACCGCCGACCGGCTGGTGCAGCGCACCGAGTTCGGCGACGGCACCCTCACCGTCACCGCCAACTTCGGCACCACCGCCCACGAGGGACTGCCCGGCGGCTGCGTGGACGCCAGGCTCCGCGGCGACACGGAGCCCCGTCGGCTCTGCCCCGACGCCGTCGACCGCTGA
- a CDS encoding serine/threonine-protein kinase, translated as MVEALTAGDPRWLGPYRITARLGAGGMGQVYLGCSPGGRAVAVKVIRPELTDDPGFRARFAREAAAAQAVSGAFTAAVVGADPHSVPPWLATLYVPGLSLAEAVARHGPLPARSVWALGAGLAEALQAIHAAGLIHRDLKPSNVLLAADGPRVIDFGIAVASEAAGTLTRSGLVVGTPGFMAPEQLTGEPVGTATDVFCLGAVLVFAACGRGPFGQGTTPALGYRAVHEPPDLTDVPEEVRPVVDRCLAKAPPARPTVPELLRELAERVVPEAASQAPGGGAETVVLALRGAHWLPTPVADAVDRAHTRAAAGAPGAPPDSRVDRAATGFGAAPLAGGPAGPGGGAGTPYGPTASGPVPPAVRKGAPPRDGVDPAAPPPGEASDAGAGGRAATRRRVLAALVGTVVAAAAGLGARRLWGAGEGDGADTAGRDSGEPRRPPGRVAWRFTTGGAVTAAMVAAGGVVYASSKDGSLYALDAASGDIRWQFTTGNGVYSSATVTGGVVYIGSADYALYAVNAATGKEKWRLDTDGEVNSSPVVAGGVVYVGSDDRHLYAIDARTGKRRWRFPTGAWVRSSPVVAGGVVYVGCRDRSLYAVDARTGEQRWRFRTGAAVKSSPAMWGRVVCVGSYDGSLYALDADTGEVRWRFRTGAGVGSSPAVAGGAVHVGSDDGHLYAVDIASGERRWAYDVGHIVYSSPAVAGGVVYVGAKSGSLYAVDADTGERRWRFATGADVKSSPAVAGGLVFIGNDDGVVHALRA; from the coding sequence ATGGTCGAAGCGCTGACAGCCGGGGACCCGCGCTGGTTGGGGCCCTACCGGATCACGGCCCGGCTGGGCGCCGGCGGCATGGGGCAGGTCTATCTGGGCTGCTCCCCGGGCGGGCGCGCGGTGGCCGTCAAGGTCATCCGGCCGGAGCTGACCGACGACCCCGGCTTCCGCGCCCGGTTCGCCCGCGAGGCGGCCGCGGCCCAGGCCGTCAGCGGCGCCTTCACCGCGGCCGTGGTCGGCGCCGACCCGCACAGCGTCCCGCCCTGGCTCGCGACGCTCTACGTCCCCGGACTCTCGCTGGCCGAGGCGGTCGCCCGGCACGGCCCGCTGCCGGCGCGCTCGGTGTGGGCGCTGGGCGCCGGGCTGGCCGAGGCGCTCCAGGCCATCCACGCGGCCGGGCTGATCCACCGCGACCTCAAGCCGTCCAACGTGCTACTGGCCGCCGACGGCCCACGCGTCATCGACTTCGGCATCGCGGTGGCCTCGGAGGCGGCCGGCACCCTCACCCGCAGCGGTCTCGTCGTCGGCACCCCGGGCTTCATGGCCCCCGAGCAGCTGACCGGCGAGCCCGTGGGCACGGCCACCGACGTGTTCTGCCTGGGAGCCGTCCTGGTCTTCGCCGCCTGCGGCCGCGGCCCGTTCGGGCAGGGCACCACCCCGGCCCTCGGCTACCGCGCGGTCCACGAGCCGCCGGACCTGACGGACGTGCCCGAGGAGGTGCGCCCCGTCGTGGACCGCTGTCTGGCCAAGGCCCCGCCCGCCCGCCCCACCGTCCCGGAGCTGCTGCGCGAGCTGGCCGAGCGCGTCGTCCCCGAGGCCGCCTCGCAGGCCCCGGGCGGCGGCGCGGAGACCGTGGTGCTCGCCCTCCGCGGCGCCCACTGGCTGCCCACGCCGGTCGCCGACGCCGTCGACCGCGCGCACACCCGTGCCGCCGCCGGCGCCCCGGGCGCGCCCCCCGACAGCCGTGTCGACCGCGCGGCGACCGGCTTCGGCGCCGCGCCCCTCGCCGGGGGCCCGGCGGGACCGGGCGGCGGGGCCGGGACCCCGTACGGGCCGACGGCGTCCGGCCCGGTGCCGCCCGCCGTACGCAAGGGGGCCCCACCGCGCGACGGCGTCGACCCGGCGGCCCCGCCACCGGGCGAAGCGTCCGACGCCGGGGCGGGCGGCCGCGCGGCCACGCGGCGACGGGTGCTGGCCGCGCTCGTGGGCACGGTCGTCGCCGCGGCCGCCGGCCTCGGCGCCCGGCGGCTGTGGGGCGCGGGGGAGGGCGACGGCGCCGACACCGCCGGGCGGGACTCCGGCGAGCCGCGACGCCCGCCCGGGCGGGTGGCGTGGCGGTTCACCACGGGCGGCGCGGTCACCGCCGCCATGGTGGCCGCGGGCGGCGTGGTCTACGCGAGCAGCAAGGACGGCAGCCTCTACGCCCTGGACGCCGCCTCCGGCGACATCCGCTGGCAGTTCACCACCGGCAACGGCGTCTACTCCTCCGCCACCGTCACCGGAGGCGTCGTCTACATCGGCAGCGCCGACTACGCGCTCTACGCGGTGAACGCGGCCACCGGCAAGGAGAAGTGGCGGCTCGACACCGACGGCGAGGTCAACTCCTCGCCCGTGGTGGCGGGCGGGGTCGTCTACGTCGGCAGCGACGACCGCCATCTGTACGCGATCGACGCCCGCACGGGGAAGCGGCGCTGGCGGTTCCCCACCGGCGCCTGGGTGCGCTCCTCACCCGTCGTGGCGGGCGGGGTCGTCTACGTCGGCTGCAGGGACCGCAGCCTGTACGCCGTCGACGCCCGCACCGGCGAGCAGCGCTGGCGGTTCCGCACCGGAGCGGCGGTCAAGTCCTCCCCGGCGATGTGGGGCCGGGTCGTCTGCGTCGGCTCCTACGACGGCAGCCTCTACGCGCTGGACGCCGACACCGGGGAGGTGCGCTGGCGGTTCCGCACCGGAGCCGGCGTCGGCTCCTCCCCGGCGGTCGCCGGAGGCGCGGTCCACGTCGGCAGCGACGACGGCCACCTGTACGCGGTCGACATCGCGAGCGGCGAGCGGCGCTGGGCCTACGACGTCGGCCACATCGTCTACTCCTCTCCGGCGGTCGCCGGCGGAGTGGTCTACGTCGGCGCCAAGAGCGGCAGCCTCTACGCGGTCGACGCCGACACCGGCGAGCGGCGCTGGCGGTTCGCCACCGGAGCGGACGTCAAGTCCTCCCCGGCGGTCGCCGGCGGACTGGTCTTCATCGGGAACGACGACGGCGTGGTGCACGCCCTGCGGGCCTGA
- a CDS encoding RidA family protein, whose amino-acid sequence MSITRINPPELHPTAGYSHLNLVDHARTLHLAGQMPLTRDGRLSGPDLDSQVDQTVANAMTALTVAGATPEDVVRTVIYVVSSEADVLGGVWDRLLASPLAPAFTSASTLLGVAVLGVPGQLVEIDITAALPLPG is encoded by the coding sequence ATGTCGATCACCAGGATCAATCCCCCGGAACTCCACCCGACCGCCGGCTACTCCCACCTCAACCTCGTCGACCACGCCCGCACGCTCCACCTCGCCGGCCAGATGCCGCTGACCCGTGACGGCCGGCTCAGCGGGCCCGACCTGGACTCCCAGGTCGACCAGACCGTGGCCAACGCGATGACCGCCCTGACGGTCGCGGGCGCGACGCCCGAGGACGTGGTGCGCACCGTCATCTACGTGGTGAGCTCCGAGGCCGACGTGTTGGGCGGAGTGTGGGACCGGCTGCTCGCCTCACCTCTCGCGCCGGCGTTCACCTCGGCCAGCACCCTGCTGGGCGTGGCCGTGCTGGGGGTCCCCGGCCAGCTCGTCGAGATCGACATCACCGCCGCGCTGCCGCTGCCCGGCTGA
- a CDS encoding cold shock domain-containing protein, whose amino-acid sequence MATATGKVLNFDEFRGYGFISSTSASEDVFMHVNDLLDDKSLLRPGVLVEFEIDTGDRGLKASSVRILDRSAATGGAAHATRRAAPAVEGAGRQQVGPEDEPLCDVLSEKELLGEVTEAFLKAAPELTAAQILLIRQRVLDIARSHNWVEP is encoded by the coding sequence GTGGCGACGGCGACGGGCAAGGTCCTGAACTTCGACGAGTTCCGGGGGTACGGGTTCATCTCGTCGACCTCCGCCAGCGAAGACGTCTTCATGCACGTCAACGATCTGCTGGACGACAAGTCGCTGCTGCGCCCCGGGGTGTTGGTCGAGTTCGAGATCGACACCGGCGACCGCGGCCTGAAGGCGTCCAGCGTGCGCATCCTGGACCGGTCGGCCGCCACGGGCGGCGCCGCGCACGCCACCCGCCGGGCCGCGCCGGCCGTCGAGGGCGCCGGCCGACAGCAGGTCGGGCCCGAGGACGAGCCGCTGTGCGACGTGCTCTCCGAGAAGGAGCTGCTCGGCGAGGTGACGGAGGCGTTCCTCAAGGCCGCCCCGGAGCTGACCGCGGCGCAGATCCTGCTGATCCGTCAGCGGGTGCTGGACATCGCCCGCTCACACAACTGGGTCGAGCCCTAG
- the snpA gene encoding snapalysin, producing the protein MRHRRTALSALAGLGLAAATLAAVPAQSATAQTTTATKSAAVSSYAQYEGSKENAANNKAFYQAVMKSVAKKRAANPGATAVTVVYNASSAPSFRAQISRSAQIWNSSVSNVKLQEGSNADFRYYEGNDSRGSYASTDGHGRGYIFLDYRQNQQYDSTRVTAHETGHVLGLPDNYRGPCSELMSGGGPGPSCTNAYPNSTERARVNSLWRYGIKAG; encoded by the coding sequence ATGAGACACCGCAGGACCGCGCTGTCCGCTCTTGCCGGACTGGGCCTGGCCGCCGCCACGTTGGCCGCCGTCCCCGCCCAGAGCGCCACCGCCCAGACCACCACCGCGACCAAGAGCGCGGCGGTCTCCTCGTACGCCCAGTACGAGGGGTCGAAGGAGAACGCCGCCAACAACAAGGCGTTCTACCAGGCCGTCATGAAGTCGGTCGCCAAGAAGCGCGCCGCCAACCCGGGCGCCACGGCCGTCACCGTGGTCTACAACGCCTCCAGCGCGCCCAGCTTCCGCGCCCAGATATCCCGTAGCGCGCAGATCTGGAACTCCTCGGTCTCCAACGTGAAGCTCCAGGAAGGCTCGAACGCGGACTTCCGCTACTACGAGGGCAACGACTCGCGCGGCTCGTACGCCTCGACCGACGGCCACGGCCGCGGCTACATCTTCCTGGACTACCGCCAGAACCAGCAGTACGACTCCACCCGCGTGACCGCCCACGAGACCGGTCACGTGCTCGGCCTGCCGGACAACTACCGCGGCCCGTGCAGCGAGCTGATGTCCGGTGGCGGCCCCGGCCCGTCCTGCACCAACGCCTACCCGAACTCCACCGAGCGGGCCCGGGTGAACAGCCTCTGGCGCTACGGCATCAAGGCCGGCTGA
- a CDS encoding siderophore-interacting protein, with product MGHGWEGVVLKLMRGKDFVFTVTGAEQVTERYRRVSFTDGGMLAATGVHPTMWVRMWFQNSGKPHQRAYTLVDPDPAAGTFSLEFALHDGRASDWAREVEPGDTIEATVQGTGFTMPDPLPSRLFVIGDPASLPAVNSLLDAAGEVPATVWFETPHASDRELPFRVRPDHHDLRMVERRDAGAHLVREVKAALPGLLADTADAYVWIACDALTTRTLTSFVRKELGLPKDRVNALGYWRTV from the coding sequence GTGGGACATGGCTGGGAGGGCGTCGTCCTCAAGCTGATGCGAGGCAAGGACTTCGTGTTCACGGTGACCGGCGCCGAGCAGGTCACCGAGCGGTACCGTCGGGTGTCGTTCACCGACGGCGGGATGCTCGCCGCCACCGGGGTGCACCCGACCATGTGGGTGCGGATGTGGTTCCAGAACTCGGGCAAGCCGCACCAGCGCGCCTACACCCTGGTGGACCCCGATCCGGCCGCCGGCACCTTCAGCCTGGAGTTCGCGCTGCACGACGGCCGCGCCAGCGACTGGGCGCGGGAGGTCGAGCCCGGTGACACGATCGAGGCGACCGTCCAGGGCACCGGCTTCACGATGCCCGACCCGCTGCCCTCCCGGCTGTTCGTGATCGGCGACCCGGCGTCGCTGCCGGCCGTCAACTCGCTGCTCGACGCGGCCGGCGAGGTGCCCGCGACCGTCTGGTTCGAGACGCCGCACGCCTCCGACCGCGAGCTGCCCTTCCGGGTGCGCCCGGACCACCACGACCTGCGGATGGTGGAGCGCCGGGACGCCGGCGCGCATCTGGTCCGGGAGGTGAAGGCGGCGCTGCCGGGGCTTCTCGCGGACACGGCCGACGCCTACGTCTGGATCGCCTGCGACGCCCTGACCACCCGCACCCTGACCTCGTTCGTGCGCAAGGAGCTGGGACTGCCCAAGGACCGGGTCAACGCCCTCGGCTACTGGCGCACGGTCTGA